The Candidatus Caldatribacterium sp. sequence GGGCGAGGAGGGTGGATTGGAGGGTACATGGAGAGCTGGCCGGTGGATGTCGCCATTGCCTTGACCCACCTCATGCTGGCAGCCTGGGCAAAGGGCCTTGGTACCTGCTGGATAGGAGCCTTCGATGAGGAGAAAATCAAAGAAATCTGTCAGATTCCCCCAGAGGTTCGGGTGGTAGCAGTAACCCCCCTGGGGTACCCGGTGAAAATCCCTCAGGCCACGACTCGTCGGCCCCTTGAGAAGATTTACTGCGAAGAAGTTTTTGCAGAGTGACGGTGATGGCGGTGGGCATACTCCACCTCGAGGTAGACGACATCTTGACCCTTAAAAAGACCCATCCCTGTGGAAGCCAGAAGTGGCGTGTGGTGCGCCTTGGGGTGGATATCGGCATCAAGTGCTTGGGGTGCGGGCGTTTCGTGATGATTCCCCGAAGGAAGCTCGAAGGAAAAATCCGGGAGATTTACCGACAGGGCCGCCTTTTGAAGCCCAGAGAGTGCATTATTGAGGTGTGAAATGGGGCTTCAGGTTGGAATTGTTGGGCTTCCGAACTCGGGGAAGACGACGCTTTTCAACCTCCTTACCAGGGGTCACGCAGAAGTTGCGGGGCACCCTTTTTCAACCATTGCTCCAAATCGAGGTATTGTTGCGGTTCCGGACGGACGCCTTGAGGTTCTTGCCCGAATTCTCCATCCTCCCCGGGTTGTTCCGGCAACGGTAGAATTCGTTGACGTTGCGGGGCTTGTGGAGGGGGCAAGCAAAGGTGAGGGCCTTGGCAATCAGTTCTTGAGCCATATCCGAGCCGTGGATGCGGTTGTCGAGGTTCTGCGGTTCTTTGAAGATACGAGCGTTCCCCATGTGGTCGGAAGCCTTGACCCCATTCGGGACAGGGACATCGTGGATACGGAGCTTCTCCTTGCCGATCTTGAGGTGGCGGAGAGACGCCTTGAGAAGCTCTCCGACCTTCTGCGGAAGACGAAGAACGAAAAACTCCTCGAGGAAAAAGAGGTCTTTGAGCGATGCGTGGCAAGCCTTGCAAGGGGTGTACCTCTCCGAGAAGTTGACTTCTCTCTGAAAGAGCGGGAACTCTTAAAACCTTACCAGTTCATCACGGCAAAGCCGATTCTCTACGTCGCTAACCTCGATGAGGGAGAGAGTTCTCGAAAGCTTTTTGAGAGAGTTGCCGAAGAGTTCAGGGAAAAGAACCTTATCCTTGTCCCTGTGTGGGCGAAGCTCGAGGCTGAGCTCGCTGAGCTTGAGGAGAGGGAACGTCAGGCCTTCTTTGAAGAGTTCGGTATCTCCGGCTTTGGGTTTTCTCGCCTTGTGGAGGAAGTGTACCGCATCCTCGGCCTTGTCACCTTCTACACCTATGGGGATAAAGAGCTTCGGGCTTGGGAGGTCCTGCGTGGGACAAGGGCTCCTCAGGCTGCGGGGAAAATCCACAGCGACATGGAGAGGGGATTCGTAAAGGCTGAGGTCGTCCACTTTGACGACCTTGTCGCCTGTGGGTCCCTTGAGCGGGCTAAAGAAGAAGGGCGGGTACGTTTTGAGGGGAAAGACTACGAAATCCAGGACGGCGATATAGTGTACTTTCGCTTCACCGTCCCTCGCTGAGCATTTTTTCCTGGATTTGCCACTGACCCTTGAGCTTTCCCTCCCGAGCAAGAGAGCTCAAAAGCTTCTTCCCCCAAGGGGGAAGGGGAGTTGGTTTCTTTTCTCCCCAGGGTGTTCCGGGAAGGGGCAAAAAGGTGTGAGCGCGAACGGTTGCTCCAAGAGCGATGAGCTCTTGCATGAACCGTACGGTTTTGAGGAAGTCTTCTTCGGTCTCCTCTGGGCATCCGAATATGAAATCAACGACCACCTGGAAACCTCGCCGAAGGCTCATGGTGCAGGCAGAGAGAACGTCCTCAGGCGTGTGGCCTCTCCGCATGAGCCTGAGGAGCCTTCTGCTTCCTGACTGGGCCCCGATGACTAAAGTACGATTGTCGATGGTCTCCTGGAGTAAAGCCAGGGCCTCTTCGGAGATGAACTCGGGGCGAACCTCTGAAGGGAAGGAGCCGAAGAAGATTCTCCCCTCTTTCCCAAGGAGTCTGCGAAGGCTTGTGAGGAGAATGTCTATCGCTTTGAGGTTTGGTTTTACACCGTCCTCCGATCCGTAAGCAAGGGCATTTGGAGTTACAAAGCGCACATCTATGCGTTTGCGGTGGCGCATCATCCCTCGGACGTGCTCTAAGATGGAATCAAGACTTCGGTGGCGCATCTTTTTCCCAAAGAGAACCGGTGTTGCACAGAAGGCGCACCCAAAAGGACATCCCCGGCTGATCTCGATGGGTCCAAGAAACCCAAGGTGGTACGGGAAGGAGGGAAAACGGTTTATATCAACCCTTTGGGCTTTGACGACTTGGGGGTTGAGATGTCCCTCGATGAACTCCTGAGTAAGCGCAAGGAAGGCCTCCTCTCCCTCTCCCTGGACAAGAACTGTGCGGGGGAGAGCAAAGTCCTCTGGGACAGCAGTCACATGGGGTCCTCCCCCACAGATGGAGAGATTTGGGTCGCTCAGGAGACCCTCGAGGAATGCCCGGCGTTTTCTCCACTCGTAGGTCATGCTCGAAAAGCAGAGGAGTTTCGCACCGGGGATTTCCGAGAGTACCTTTGGAACTTCCTCTTCTTGTTCGCAGAGAACCGCCTTAACCTTTTGCCAGAGGGGAGTGGAAGAAAGAGCTCCAAGGAGGGCATTGATACTCGTTCTGTTCTTGGCCGTGTAGAGGAAAAGAATAGTCCGGTCCATGGTTTTTATTGTAGAGCTTCTTTCGGGGAGTGCAAGGAGGTGTGGTACAATTGTCGAGAACCGAAAAAGGGGAGGAAGCTTTTGTGGAGAGGAAGGATGCAAAGGACCTTGAAAAGCCGTACTATAAAGCTTTACGCTGGCATGCGTTTTACCGGGGAAAGGTGGAAGTAAACCTCAAGTGTCCGGTTACCAAGTACGACGATTTTGCGGTTTGGTACACTCCTGGAGTGGCTGCTGTTTGCCGTGAGATTGAGAAAGATCGCAATCTCTCCTTCCAGTACACAAATCGCTGGAATACGGTTGCCATTGTTTCGGATGGCTCACGGGTTCTTGGTCTTGGGAACATTGGTCCTGAGGCGGCGCTCCCGGTAATGGAGGGGAAGGCCCTTCTTTTCCGTTACCTTGGAGGAGTGGATGCCCTGCCTCTGTGCCTTAGGGTTCGGAGTCCTGAGGAGCTCGTCGAAGCGGTGAAGATGCTTGAGCCGAGTTTTGGCGGTGTGAACCTTGAGGACATAGCCCAGCCGGCTTGCTTTTCGGTTTTAGAAAGGCTGCAAGAAGAGCTTGAAATTCCCGTCTGGCACGATGACCAGCAGGGCACAGCACTCGTTGTCCTTGCTGGACTCCTTGGAGCCTTGGATGTGGTGGGGAAGAAGAAGGAGGAGATTCGGGTTGCTCTTATTGGGGCAGGAGCTTCAAACCTCCGTATTGCGGATCTCCTTATGAAGGCAGGGGTACGGGGAGAGAATATCGTTCTCTGTGACACGAGAGGCATTCTCCACCGGGATCGGGAGGATCTCGTTCAAGAGAATCCCTGGAAATGGAGGTTTTGCCTTTTGACGAACGGGGAAAACCTCAAAGGGGGAAAACGTGAAGCCATTGAGGGGCGAGATGTGCTCATTGCCCTTTCTGCTCCTGGTCCTCGAGTCATTGAACCGGAGTGGATTCGCCGAATGGAGAAAGATCCCATTGTTTTTGCCTGTGCCAATCCTGTGCCTGAAATCTGGCCCTGGGAGGCAAAGGCACACGGTGCGAGAATTGTTGCTACTGGCCGCTCTGATTTTCCAAACCAGATCAATAATTCCCTTGGGTTCCCCGGTCTTTTCCGGGGAGTTCTCACCGTCCAGGCGCGAAAGATTACCGATGCCATGTGTCTTGCCGCTTCTTTTGCTCTGTACCATTTTGCTAAGAAGCGGGGTCTCCACGAGGACTACATTATCCCTACCATGGATGAATGGGAGGTATACGTGGAAGAAGCTAAGGCTGTAGCTCAAGTAGCGATGGAGGAGGGTCTTGCAAGGAGAACTTGTACCCTTGAAGAAGTGGAAAAAGAAGCACGAGACCTTATCCTGCGGGCGAGGAAAATGGTGGAAGAGGGCGTGCGGAGTGGGACCATTCCCCTTCCCCCAGAAGGTGAAGAGGAATGAGGGAAATCTGGGTCTTTGATGTTGTTGAGAAAGTTAAGGAAGCTCTCATAGAAATGAATATCCGAAGCGATGACCTCCTCCGCCAGCAGATGCTCAACGCGCTCGTGGTAGAAGAAAGCGAGGCAGGGAAGGAAATGCTCACACAGGTCCTTGAGAACTACGTGGTGGCGGAGGAACGTCGGCTCCCTCTCTGCCAGGATACGGGAATGGTCATGGCAGAGGTCCGTATTGGAAATGAGGTCCTTATTCGGGGTGGGAGCCTGCGCGAAGCCCTCGATGAGGGTATTCGGAGAGCTTACCGGGAGGGGTTCTTTCGGAAGTCTATCATCTCGGACCCCTTCTTTGGCAGGAATACCCAGGACAACACTCCGGGGGTGTATTTTTTCACTCTCGAGGAGGGAGACCATCTCGAGATCGATCTCCTTGTGAAAGGAGGGGGATGCGACAATATTACTACCTTGGGAATGCTCGATCCGGGAAGCACACCCGATGATGTGGAGCGTTTTCTGCTCCGAGAGCTTGACAAAAAGGCTTCCCTTGCCTGTCCACCTCTTGTGGTAGGAGTAGGCATTGGGGGGAATGGAGCATACGCCCTTTTTCTCGCCTCCCGTGCTTTGAGTCGTCCCTTGGGGTCTTCCCATCCTGATCCCCGTTACCGGGAGCTCGAGAAGAAGTGGTGTGAGGACATCAACCGTCTGGGCATTGGTCCTCAGGGGGTGGGTGGCAGGGTAACGTGCCTTGAGGTCCGGATTGAGACGTATCCCTGCCACATTGCCAGTTTCCCTGTGGGGATTGCGTGCAGTTGCCATGTCTTTCGGAGAAAGACGCTACGGTGGTAGAAAGGTATGAGTCGGGAATTCATTCTGAAAACTCCTCTGGGTATTGAGGATACCTTGGCCCTGCGCGTTGGGGATCGGGTTTTCCTGAGCGGAGAGCTCTACGTGGCACGCGATGCGACCCACAGGAGGATGCTTGAAGAGGCAGCGCAGGGAAAGGAACTCCCTTTCCCGGTACATGGAGCAGTTCTCTACTATGCTGGTCCTACACCTGCCCCACCATATGAGCCTGTGGGGTCCATTGGGCCTACAACGAGCCGACGCATGGATCCGTACCTTTCCTTTTTCCTTGAGCGGGGGCTCCGGGCGACGATTGGGAAAGGAGAACGGGGGGAAGAAGTTAAAAAGCTTCTTGAAAAGCACAAGGCTGTGTACTTCATTGCCTGTGGTGGCGCAGGAGCGTATCTTGCAACTTTTGTGGTGTCTCAGGAAATTCTCGCGTATGAGGACTTGGGTGCTCAGGCTCTCTTTCGCCTTGTGGTGAAGGATTTTCCTCTCCTTGTGGCCTATG is a genomic window containing:
- a CDS encoding fumarate hydratase C-terminal domain-containing protein — encoded protein: MSREFILKTPLGIEDTLALRVGDRVFLSGELYVARDATHRRMLEEAAQGKELPFPVHGAVLYYAGPTPAPPYEPVGSIGPTTSRRMDPYLSFFLERGLRATIGKGERGEEVKKLLEKHKAVYFIACGGAGAYLATFVVSQEILAYEDLGAQALFRLVVKDFPLLVAYDAFGGDLFEEGKIRHRKIFLYHWETSRKEG
- a CDS encoding nitroreductase family protein, translated to GRGGWIGGYMESWPVDVAIALTHLMLAAWAKGLGTCWIGAFDEEKIKEICQIPPEVRVVAVTPLGYPVKIPQATTRRPLEKIYCEEVFAE
- a CDS encoding TIGR04013 family B12-binding domain/radical SAM domain-containing protein, translating into MDRTILFLYTAKNRTSINALLGALSSTPLWQKVKAVLCEQEEEVPKVLSEIPGAKLLCFSSMTYEWRKRRAFLEGLLSDPNLSICGGGPHVTAVPEDFALPRTVLVQGEGEEAFLALTQEFIEGHLNPQVVKAQRVDINRFPSFPYHLGFLGPIEISRGCPFGCAFCATPVLFGKKMRHRSLDSILEHVRGMMRHRKRIDVRFVTPNALAYGSEDGVKPNLKAIDILLTSLRRLLGKEGRIFFGSFPSEVRPEFISEEALALLQETIDNRTLVIGAQSGSRRLLRLMRRGHTPEDVLSACTMSLRRGFQVVVDFIFGCPEETEEDFLKTVRFMQELIALGATVRAHTFLPLPGTPWGEKKPTPLPPWGKKLLSSLAREGKLKGQWQIQEKMLSEGR
- a CDS encoding fumarate hydratase → MREIWVFDVVEKVKEALIEMNIRSDDLLRQQMLNALVVEESEAGKEMLTQVLENYVVAEERRLPLCQDTGMVMAEVRIGNEVLIRGGSLREALDEGIRRAYREGFFRKSIISDPFFGRNTQDNTPGVYFFTLEEGDHLEIDLLVKGGGCDNITTLGMLDPGSTPDDVERFLLRELDKKASLACPPLVVGVGIGGNGAYALFLASRALSRPLGSSHPDPRYRELEKKWCEDINRLGIGPQGVGGRVTCLEVRIETYPCHIASFPVGIACSCHVFRRKTLRW
- a CDS encoding NADP-dependent malic enzyme translates to MERKDAKDLEKPYYKALRWHAFYRGKVEVNLKCPVTKYDDFAVWYTPGVAAVCREIEKDRNLSFQYTNRWNTVAIVSDGSRVLGLGNIGPEAALPVMEGKALLFRYLGGVDALPLCLRVRSPEELVEAVKMLEPSFGGVNLEDIAQPACFSVLERLQEELEIPVWHDDQQGTALVVLAGLLGALDVVGKKKEEIRVALIGAGASNLRIADLLMKAGVRGENIVLCDTRGILHRDREDLVQENPWKWRFCLLTNGENLKGGKREAIEGRDVLIALSAPGPRVIEPEWIRRMEKDPIVFACANPVPEIWPWEAKAHGARIVATGRSDFPNQINNSLGFPGLFRGVLTVQARKITDAMCLAASFALYHFAKKRGLHEDYIIPTMDEWEVYVEEAKAVAQVAMEEGLARRTCTLEEVEKEARDLILRARKMVEEGVRSGTIPLPPEGEEE
- a CDS encoding DUF951 domain-containing protein → MGILHLEVDDILTLKKTHPCGSQKWRVVRLGVDIGIKCLGCGRFVMIPRRKLEGKIREIYRQGRLLKPRECIIEV
- the ychF gene encoding redox-regulated ATPase YchF, which gives rise to MGLQVGIVGLPNSGKTTLFNLLTRGHAEVAGHPFSTIAPNRGIVAVPDGRLEVLARILHPPRVVPATVEFVDVAGLVEGASKGEGLGNQFLSHIRAVDAVVEVLRFFEDTSVPHVVGSLDPIRDRDIVDTELLLADLEVAERRLEKLSDLLRKTKNEKLLEEKEVFERCVASLARGVPLREVDFSLKERELLKPYQFITAKPILYVANLDEGESSRKLFERVAEEFREKNLILVPVWAKLEAELAELEERERQAFFEEFGISGFGFSRLVEEVYRILGLVTFYTYGDKELRAWEVLRGTRAPQAAGKIHSDMERGFVKAEVVHFDDLVACGSLERAKEEGRVRFEGKDYEIQDGDIVYFRFTVPR